The following coding sequences are from one Treponema parvum window:
- a CDS encoding methyltransferase family protein, whose protein sequence is MNDKSMDKTSAKKSTENKQAHLPVMGVGPMCVAVMVAFTAIGIALVKFGALAGGNVSGMPAAVLFTIAGILCISGGIALWCAAVFGARIDAKIKSNRLATDGVYALVRNPIYSAFLFICTGTLLFCRNRYLLILPPLLWLYLTVFMKLTEEKWLSKRFGDEYSEYCKRVNRFIPWKRSGVNL, encoded by the coding sequence ATGAATGATAAATCAATGGATAAAACATCCGCAAAAAAATCGACGGAAAACAAACAGGCGCATCTTCCGGTGATGGGCGTAGGGCCGATGTGCGTTGCGGTTATGGTTGCGTTCACCGCCATAGGCATTGCGCTCGTAAAATTCGGTGCGCTTGCAGGCGGCAATGTAAGCGGTATGCCCGCGGCCGTTCTTTTTACAATTGCAGGAATATTGTGCATTTCCGGCGGCATTGCATTGTGGTGCGCTGCGGTATTCGGAGCGCGGATCGACGCCAAAATAAAATCGAACCGGCTTGCGACGGACGGCGTGTATGCCCTTGTGCGAAATCCCATTTATTCCGCTTTTTTATTCATCTGTACCGGAACGCTGCTGTTCTGCCGGAATCGGTATTTGTTGATTTTGCCGCCGCTCCTTTGGCTGTATCTCACCGTTTTTATGAAGCTGACGGAAGAAAAATGGCTTTCAAAACGCTTCGGCGACGAATATTCGGAGTATTGTAAACGCGTCAATCGATTTATTCCGTGGAAAAGATCGGGGGTGAATTTGTAA
- a CDS encoding efflux RND transporter permease subunit — protein MNSWYAKQKLPLFIFAIICLIFSFTGRGINFGKASDSRYNVFTIEFEYFGMDAGELEKTITLPLEEKITEITGLAEMRSVSENGKTAVTTWFDKSISSKKIYLNLRNLVDNLYAELPSAVQKPRIYSAQNDSKAIFSFTVSSRKDLSSLRQFIDSTIKKQFESIQGVADVIVAGGAVKELTVKFDPDILVSKNLNPQVFAQIVQDANVVYSGSVLHLPQNDHKIQFDTKLQTIEQIRKLPVKLNERYITIDTIADIDFSNREQEEIVRINGEEAVSIQIKASSDANIIKTAKQCNEILEKSGIPKENYAIITDEGAIQKKLIKRLILAILQSYFFLILVVPLFYSEFKTIFLILLSIPFTIFWTILQLSTIGISLDANCLSGLSISIGLIADPMLVISEQAELCRSKKHFASQCRFLLPSLFSSTITSLLAIIPLYNANYIVQGIRSILTVIVLMLCNSTVIATVFFPCFIFVQKKRNFLSISLLKPIKKRAEAFLKILLPPEKNNSKPVSIIYALMCVLPFFFLLFSGKNITQEAESDILYVSIEYPPEKKVSFIDGYVKNISDQIEKSVRPNFIISECRQGNAQIEIGFNSENVSKETLAEKILSFSSLAEDGMIFIQNLNQLNNRRTQEFEIAVTGEENRKCRELASKASEFISRDPQNIETVLNFKQNPKEIELKIDARKNARLGLSTQDIANTLHWMLFGPVVDKWIRNSNEYDIRILSSAKRNLELQDFKNLPIPTKTSNVKLSALGEITVKEGNGKIYRLNGRRCAFFTIKRAGTSTTKNVNELKKQMRHIGFPKGYDYHFSKEIEKLKEQYLRLIVLTFFSVAIIFLYLTAAAQNFKKTLLMISIIPASAFIPFLIKFITKSPLHPGDLIGLTISSGIVINNSIYLSMSGIQTSKILNERIRSILSTTITTILGAAPILFSPLTGFPKDIAFFMFWASINSLLTSIILYPRIMSAHRG, from the coding sequence ATGAATTCATGGTATGCAAAACAAAAGCTGCCGCTGTTCATTTTTGCAATAATCTGCCTGATTTTTTCTTTTACGGGGCGGGGAATAAATTTCGGCAAGGCCTCAGACAGCCGGTATAATGTTTTTACAATTGAGTTTGAATATTTCGGCATGGACGCAGGAGAACTTGAAAAAACAATTACGCTTCCGCTGGAAGAGAAAATAACAGAGATTACAGGTCTTGCCGAAATGCGTTCGGTTTCCGAAAACGGTAAAACAGCCGTTACGACTTGGTTTGACAAATCCATAAGCTCAAAAAAAATATATTTGAACTTGCGAAACCTTGTTGATAATTTATATGCGGAACTGCCTTCCGCAGTTCAAAAACCCAGAATTTATTCCGCCCAAAACGATTCCAAAGCGATTTTTTCTTTTACGGTTTCTTCCCGAAAAGACCTTTCCTCGCTTCGACAATTTATAGATTCAACTATTAAAAAGCAATTTGAATCTATTCAAGGCGTTGCGGACGTAATTGTTGCCGGCGGCGCGGTAAAAGAACTTACCGTAAAATTTGATCCGGATATTCTTGTTTCAAAAAATTTAAATCCTCAGGTTTTTGCCCAAATCGTTCAGGATGCAAATGTAGTTTATTCGGGAAGCGTTTTGCATCTTCCGCAAAATGATCATAAAATTCAATTCGACACAAAACTTCAAACTATAGAACAGATCCGAAAATTGCCGGTAAAGCTCAACGAACGATATATTACGATCGACACGATTGCGGATATTGATTTTTCAAACCGCGAGCAGGAAGAAATCGTCAGAATTAACGGAGAAGAAGCTGTTTCCATTCAAATAAAGGCTTCTTCCGATGCAAATATCATAAAAACCGCTAAGCAATGTAATGAAATCCTTGAAAAATCAGGCATTCCGAAAGAAAACTACGCGATAATTACCGACGAGGGCGCGATTCAAAAAAAACTTATAAAGCGATTGATTTTGGCAATTCTGCAAAGCTACTTTTTTTTAATTTTAGTTGTTCCGCTGTTTTATTCGGAATTCAAAACAATTTTTCTGATTTTGCTTTCAATTCCGTTTACGATTTTCTGGACAATTCTTCAGCTTTCAACCATTGGTATAAGTCTTGATGCAAACTGTCTTTCAGGTTTGTCAATTTCAATCGGTCTGATCGCAGATCCTATGCTTGTAATTTCGGAACAGGCGGAACTTTGCCGAAGCAAAAAACATTTTGCGTCGCAGTGTAGATTTCTGCTTCCTTCGCTGTTTTCTTCAACAATAACGTCGCTTCTGGCAATAATCCCGCTGTACAACGCAAATTACATCGTCCAGGGAATCCGCTCGATTTTAACCGTAATTGTTTTAATGCTTTGCAACTCAACTGTTATAGCGACAGTTTTTTTCCCTTGCTTTATCTTTGTACAAAAAAAGCGCAATTTTCTTTCGATAAGTCTGCTCAAGCCGATTAAAAAACGGGCCGAAGCGTTTTTGAAAATCCTTTTACCGCCTGAAAAAAACAATTCAAAGCCGGTTTCGATAATTTATGCGCTGATGTGTGTTTTGCCTTTCTTTTTTCTGCTTTTTTCCGGTAAAAACATTACCCAAGAGGCGGAAAGCGATATTTTGTATGTTTCGATAGAATATCCGCCTGAAAAAAAAGTTTCTTTTATCGACGGCTATGTAAAAAATATTTCAGATCAAATTGAAAAAAGCGTTCGACCGAATTTTATTATAAGCGAATGCAGGCAGGGGAACGCTCAAATCGAAATCGGTTTTAATTCGGAAAATGTTTCAAAAGAAACGCTGGCTGAAAAAATTCTTTCGTTTTCTTCCCTTGCAGAAGACGGAATGATTTTTATTCAAAATTTGAATCAATTAAACAACCGCAGGACACAGGAATTCGAAATTGCAGTTACGGGCGAAGAAAACCGAAAATGCCGCGAATTGGCTTCAAAAGCTTCCGAATTCATTTCAAGAGACCCGCAAAATATTGAAACCGTACTGAATTTCAAGCAAAATCCGAAAGAAATTGAACTTAAAATCGATGCTCGGAAAAATGCCCGTTTGGGGCTTAGCACGCAAGATATTGCAAACACATTACATTGGATGCTGTTCGGCCCCGTTGTTGACAAATGGATTCGCAACAGCAATGAATATGACATAAGAATTCTGTCCTCCGCAAAAAGAAACCTTGAACTGCAGGATTTCAAAAATCTTCCGATTCCGACAAAAACAAGCAATGTAAAATTGTCAGCCTTAGGTGAAATTACGGTAAAAGAAGGAAACGGAAAGATTTATCGATTAAACGGCAGACGATGCGCTTTTTTTACAATAAAGCGGGCGGGAACGAGCACTACAAAAAATGTTAACGAGTTGAAAAAACAGATGAGACATATCGGTTTTCCCAAAGGATACGATTATCACTTTTCAAAGGAAATAGAAAAGCTGAAAGAGCAATATCTTAGGTTGATTGTTTTAACGTTTTTTTCAGTTGCAATAATATTCTTATATTTAACTGCAGCCGCTCAAAATTTCAAAAAAACGCTTTTAATGATTTCAATAATTCCGGCTTCCGCCTTCATCCCGTTTTTAATTAAATTCATAACCAAAAGTCCTCTTCATCCGGGAGACTTGATAGGTCTTACAATTTCAAGCGGAATCGTAATAAACAACTCGATTTATTTATCGATGTCCGGAATTCAAACAAGTAAAATCCTGAACGAAAGAATTAGAAGCATATTATCAACAACAATAACAACAATTCTCGGCGCCGCGCCAATACTTTTTTCGCCGTTAACCGGATTTCCGAAAGACATAGCCTTTTTTATGTTCTGGGCGTCGATAAATTCTTTATTGACATCAATTATTCTGTATCCGAGAATAATGTCGGCGCATCGGGGGTAA